A stretch of DNA from Paracoccus methylovorus:
AAAGTCTTTGCCCGCGAGCGCTGGTGGATGAATGGGCTGCTGGCCTTCATGCGGACGGGATTGCCCGGAGGGCTCGGGCTTCCTGTCAGTTCACGATGAATTCGGCATGTAGTGCCCCCGCGGCATGTACGGCCTTCAGGATATCGATCATGTCCCGGGGTCTGATACCTAATGCATTGAGCCCCGCGACCACATCCGACAGAGATGATTCGCCAGAAACTTCGGCGAAACCAATCCCGGGCTCCTGCGTGATTTCTGCCTGCGTTCTAGGTACTATGACGGTGTCCCCGGGAGAGAACGGGTTTGGTTGTGATACGACGGGTGTTTCGCGGACCCTCAGGATCAGGTTGCCCTGCGACACCGCCACACGTGAGATACGCACGTCTTCGCCCATGACGATCGTACCGGATTTATGATCGATGACGACCCGTGCGGTGGTCTCGGGCTCGATGGTGATATTCTCGATCTGACCCATGAGTCGTGCCGGGTTGACCTGTCCCAACACGGTAGAATCTATCACGATGGTTCCCGAATCAACGAGCTCGGCCAATCCCCGACCTAATTTTTGGTTGATCGCCGCCTCGACACGCGCAGCAGTGGTAAAGTCGGGTGTTCGCAGCGCTAGGCGCAGGTTTGTCATCTGAGAGAAATCGAAGGCGACTTCTCTTTCTACCCGGGCGCCCGAGGGAATCGTACCTGTCGTAGGAACACCCTGCACGATCGAGGCGGCTGCGCCCGAAGCTTCTGCCCCACCTGCAAGGACGGAACCCTGTGCAACGGCATATATTTCTCCGTCTGCTGCGTTAAGCGGCGTCATGACCAGCGTGCCGCCCAGCAGACTTTTGGCGTCGCCTATCGCAGCTACGTTAACGCCTATCTGGGAGCCGGCTCGCGCAAATGGTGGCAGGGTTGCGGTAACGATCACAGCCGCAACGTTTTTGGGACGAAACGCTTCATCGGTCACATTCACGCCAAGTCGTTCAAGCAGACCTGCCATGATCTCTTCAGTAAAGGGTGAGTTTCGCAAGCTGTCGCCTGAACCGTTGAGTCCGACGACAAGACCATAGCCCACCAGATCGTTGCCCCGGACCCCGTCGATATTGGCTAAGTCCTTGATACGTACCGGTGCAGCAAGACCCGGACTGGCAAGGCCGAACAGGATCAGAAGAAGGCAGAGAAACCTCATGACAGATAATCCGTCAGGTTGAGCCGTGAAAGCCGTGCTGTAAGGGCGTAGAGGCTTTGGATTTTCGCTTCGGTTTCCTCCAGGGCGGTGACGGTCTCATAGGGATCGGCACCAATCATATTGGTGCGAGCAATTGAAAGCGTTGTTGCTTCCGCCAAGTTTCTAGCTAGGGCCTGAGTAGCGACCGCTTGCTGTTGTCCCAGATAGGCCCGGGCGCTGGTCAGTCCTACGGTTCCCTTGACCAAGCGCGCGCCGGCTTCGGAGAAAAGGTCTCGCAAGTTGGTATCATCTATTGCTCCGCCTGTCTGGGAAGCATAGGCGACGATAGCCATCCCTTTGAGCGTGTCGCGTAATTCTTCTGAGTTGGCAGTCATGTTGATGTCGATCCGGCGATCAGGTGAGATCGAAAACCGGGTGCTGCCGGTATCATCACCTTGATAGATCGTGTTGGCAAAGCCCCCGGTTCCGAGAGGCGCTTCAAACCATTCGTCAATACGATCTGCAATATCTGAAGCCGTGGTCGCTCCTGCAACCGCGGTTGTAAGTTCCGCGAGCATGCTATCGAACCCGCCAAGCGAGGCATTATCCGTTTTAGTGCCTGAAAAAAGATACTGCCCGGCGATGCTGGTATTCAAGGTATTAAACATCGACCGGAAATCCCGCATGATGCTGCCTGCGCTTTCTCTCAGGCCGTGTTCTTCCAAGATGTTGGGTTCTATTAACAACCTCGGACCTAGGTCATCAATGACGAGTTGGATATGTTCTAGCGCCGTTTGCATCCCTGATAGCCGATTCTGCGCTTCTGATGCGCTTTGCTGGTAAGTTGTCAGCAGCTTCAATCGAGATTCGATATGTGAGATTCCCGATAAGTTCCCCCCAAGAGCTTTGGGAATGTCCGATTTAATCCCGGTCATCAATTCATTAGTCAGGCGGTCCAGCTTGGTTTTCAAGCCGTGTTGGCCGAGTCTGAGTTGAAATGAGCGGGAAAGGTCGCCAAAGGAATGAAAGGAAGTCATGTCAACCTCAGTATAGCGTCGAGCATATCGTTTGCGGTCTGAAAAACCTTGGCATTCGCGGTATAGGCACGCTCAAGAGCAAGCAAATTTTCCATTTCTTTGTCGCTGTCGACCCCCTCTGCCAGAAGAGCAGAGTTGAGGCCGGCCTGACGAAAACTGCTTTGTAGGACGTTGGCCTCTGAGCCGATGCGATTCATGGCAGCAACAGAGCATAACTCTGCTGAAAGGGTCTGCAAGCTTCGTGCTGCATTGGAAAGGTTGGTTGAAGCCGGGGATCGCGAGGCCGAGATTGCCGAGCTCAGACGGTCAAGCAGCGCGCTTTCCCCCGAATTTCCCGGATCGAAAGCATTGATTCCGGCGCGAATACGCCATAATTGCCCACCTGCATCGGGGTTTATCAGGGACGTCACTGCGATACGGTTGGCGAACCCGGTTTCGTTAGCGGGATCAAAAGCGCCTTGGTTATCGGTGAATAACCCTGGGTTGCCGGAACTCAAGGTAGGATCGATCGTCGGATCGGATAACCGGTCATATAAATCTAAAGCAAAAGCATCGATCTGTTCCTGATATTCGGGAGCGATCTGGTCGCGAATGGCGAAATTCGCACCCAAGCTTCCACCACTTAGCATGGCCTGTTGCGTACCCGTAAGCGGTTTGCCATTGATGGTCAGTACGGAAAGTGCGCCGTTCGCGGTTGACATTCCCGCGGTGATGCTAGTTACCGCGCTGAACTCGATATTGGTTGGTTCAATACCGTCCAGCAGAATGGTCCCATCGGGTGTGAACAAGGCGACGCGGCCGTTTTCTCGCGGCACCTCCTTGACCGGCAGAATATCGGAGATGCTGTCTATTACTGCTTGGCGGGCATCAATCAGTGAGGAGGCGTCTTTGCCCTGTGCGGATGTGGTGACAATCTGGGTGTTCAGTTTCGCCACTTGATGCAATGCGGTGTTCAGTCGAGAAACGTCGTTTTTGATCGCTTGTTCGGCCTTGGTGCGTTCAGCCTGGACGGTGGCAGAGATCTCGTTGATCTTTTTTGCCAAGGCCGTTGCGGTGTCGAGAACGGCGGAAAGCCTTGGTTCGCTATCAGGTCGCGATGCGGCGCTTGCCAGCGCGGATTCGAAATCCGCCAAAATCTGCCCCAGAGAAGATGCCTCGGTTCCGGTACCGAAGGCTTTTTCCATGACGGTATGGAACGCTGCCGCGGTTCGGGACGAACCCAGATCTGCGATCGCCAGCCGATTGTCTGCAACCAACCCGGCGGTAAGCAACCGGCTGACACCATTGATGGTGACACCGCCGCCGCGCTCAAACAGGCGCGAGGACAGGTCGAGTTCCCGGCGCGCGTAGCCGGGCGTTAGCGCGTTCGCGATGTTGGAAGATACGATCTCGGTTCCCCGTGAGGCCGCAGTCAGGCCTGAAACGGCATTGGAGATGGCGGATGAAATGCTCATGGGCAGGCTCCGGATTTGGGATGCGAGGCGGCAGGGCGCCACCCCGCTAAATATCAGCGTTTGAGATTGGCCGTTTCTTGCAGCATCTCATCGACGGTTTGGATGACCTTGGCGTTCGAGGTATAAGCGCGTTGGGTTTGGATCAGGTCTGTCAATTCGGCGGCGACATCGGTCGTAGAGGCTTCGCGCGCATAGCCTACAACGGCACCGGTGGGTCCATCGCCGGCATCCCACAGGTAGAATGCACCGGATCCCGATGTGATCTTGTATGTCTGGTTGTCCATTGCCATCAGGCCATTCGGATTGGGGACGTCCACCAACGGCACCTGATACAATGTGCGCGCGAACCCGGTGTCATATGTGGCATTGAGATAGCCGTTCTCGTCGATTTCCAGTGCGGTCAGGTTGCCGACCGGCGAGCCGTTCTTGGTCACATTGGCTGGCGAGAAACTTGCACTGAGTTGGGTGATCCCCTGGCTATCGCCATAGCGACCGAGATTGACCGTCATTGGCCCGTTCGCGCCGGGAACGGTTAGAAGGCCTGTCGTGGGGTCATAAGCGCCGCCGGTAACTGTCGCGACATTGGCAAGGGTGCCGCCACCGATAGTGCTGTCATTGAATTCCAAGGTATAGGTGCCAATAAGCGATTCATCGCCCGGGGTGTCTGGGTCGTCGATAATGGCGGAGTCGCGGATTTCCATTGTCCAGCTATTCGATCGCGCCCCTGCCGCGCCCGTCACATCCGGGGTAAAGGTAATTGCCATCTTCTCGGCATTGCCGAGATTCCCGAAGTATTCGACCTCCAGTTCCCGGGCATCGCCTGTCGCACCTCCGACAGCGTCATTGGCCGGCAGGTTCATGCGCAGGTTGATCCGTGTCGTGGGATCAGCGGCTGTCTGGGTGGAGTTGATCAGGATGGGTTGCAGCCCTGCAGCGGAATCGCGGGGCTGGCTGGGGATCGTGCCGTCGTTGTTCGCTGGCCATCCCATCAGGACCAGTCCGGAATTGGTGCGAAGATAGCCCTGATCATCGACCCGGAATGATCCGGTGGTGGTCATGATCAACTCGCGTGACGTGGTCTGTCCTGATGACAGGGACGCGGATTTGATGACCGGAAGCATGCCCCGGCCTGAAATCGCAATATCCAGAGGGTGCGACGTTGGAATGAGATTGCCACGCTGATCAATCACCCGGCTGGTGGCGGCACGGACGCCGCCGGACGTGTAGACACCACCGCCCCGTCCCTGATTGATCACCATGCTTTCGAAGCTGGTATCCACCCTTTTGTAACCGTAGGTACCGGAGTTTGCGATATTGTCGGAGATATTAGCCAAGCGCGTGGAATTTGCGGCCAAACCGGAAACCCCGGTGTTCAGGGCAGATGAGATCGACATTCTATTGTCACCCTATGTGAGTCGTTCAGCGAGAAGTTTGCCGGCCCGGAGTTAATATGCGGCTAACGCGGCTCTTCTGGGCCGGTTATCTCAATAAAATCACTTCGATCCGGTTGTTGTTCGGGTCCATCGGGTTGGCTGACCGGTTCCGGCGGTCGGCAAATGCCGTCACGCGCTGGATGCGTGCGGTGTCAAAGCCCGAACCCTCCATCAGATTGCGCACGGCATGGGCGCGGGCGTTGGACAGTGCCCAGACAGGAGAGTGGATCAGCATTTCGGGATAGGCGCGAACGTGGCCGGTCAACGCCACCTCGTTTCTGGTGCGTCCCAATACGCCAGAGAGAATGCCGGCGAGTTCCTTCATGGCTGGGGTTGGCTGTGCACTGTCGCCGACGAAAAGCGGCTCCTCCATCAGGTCCGTCAATTCGATGACCAGACCTTCGTCCGTCATGCGCGTCACGACGTGGCGAAAAACATTGACCTTTTGCATGGATTCCGCGCCACTGCCCGTCAGTTGGTCCTGTATGTGGCGGGCCATATCCTCGAAACCGGATTTCTGACCTTCCCGCGCTTGGGGTGCGCGGGTATCGCGCGAGGCACCGGCGCCTTTTCCGGAATTGGTTTCGGCATTCTGCACGTTGCCGCCGAAGGGACCGTCACTGCCCCCGCGGTTCGAGTGGATCAATGTCGGATTGAAATATTCCGCCAGTCCCTGCCGCTGCTTTTCGGTAGTGGCGTTTACCAGCCACATGAGCAGGAAAAATGCCATCATCGCGGTTACGAAATCAGCATAGGCGACCTTCCAGGCACCTCCATGGTGAGGGGTTTCGTTCCCTTCCTGAACCCTTTTTATGATGATCGAGGCACCGCCCCCCTTTCCGGCCATAAGTCGTTCCTTTTCACTGCATGTCCGGAAGGTCTAATGGTGCGCCGTTGAAATTCCAGTTAACGGGTCAAATGCCGCCTATTTCCCAGAGGGCTGTTTGCCGGAAAATTTTTTATGATGTAAAATCAAATCCATCCAACGGCTAAATTATCTCGGCAGGCGGGACGGGTAATGGTTGGAACCATTTCTGATTGCAAAGGGCTGCCGAATCGTCCCTGTTCCGGCATCTTGCGCCGGCCCCGCGTCTCGATATGCTGCGCCGATGCAGATCGAAGGCGAATATGACCTCTCTACTGGCGCGGGGCTGATCGCCTGCCCGCGCTGCGACGCTTTGCATATCGAGCGCGAGCTTGAGCCGGGCGAGACCGCCCGTTGTGTTCGCTGCAACACCGTGCTGGCCAGCCCCCGTGCGGGCGCGTTCACCCGCATCATCGCATTGTCCTTTGCCTCGCTCGTGCTGATGGTGGGGGCGGTGTTCTTTCCGTTCCTTCAGATCTCGCGCATGGGATTCGGCAACGAGACCTCGCTTTTCGGTGTGGCGTTGGCTTTTTCGCATGGGGCGCTGATGCCGCTGACCGTGGCCGTTCTGGGCATGATCGTCGGTCTGCCGGTGCTACGCGCGCTGTTGCTGGTCTATACCCTTTTGCCCCTGTCGCGGAACCGCCGGCCCTTTGCCTATGCCGTGCAGGCCTTTCGCCTGTCCGAGGCACTGCGGCCCTGGTCGATGGCCGAGATTTTCGTCATCGGCACCGCCATCGCCTTGGTGAAGGTGGCGGGGCTTGCGAATATCAGCCTTGGCCCGGCCTTCTGGGCGTTTTGCGGGCTGATCGTGGTCAACGCCGCCAGCAACGCCTTTACCAGCGCCGCCACGATCTGGGATGCCATCGAGGATGCCGGCATGGCCACCGACGGGCGCGAGATCGTGCCGGAGACGCGCGCATGAGCGCGCCCTCGGTCGAGGCCCCGGTCATGACCGCGCACCGCGCCGGGCTGATCGGCTGTCGCGGCTGCGGCCGGGTCTGGCCGGAAGCCGAGAAGGTTTGCGGGCGTTGCGGCAGCGCGTTGGTGCCGCCGGATCGGCGCTGCCTGAACGCGGTCTGGGCGTGGCTTGCGGCCGGCTTCATCTTTTACATTCCCGCCAACCTGTTTCCGATGCTGAAGACCTCGACCTTCGGCGGGCTGCGCGGCAACAGCGAATCGACCATTCTGGGCGGTGTGGTCGAGCTGATG
This window harbors:
- a CDS encoding flagellar hook protein FlgE, whose amino-acid sequence is MSISSALNTGVSGLAANSTRLANISDNIANSGTYGYKRVDTSFESMVINQGRGGGVYTSGGVRAATSRVIDQRGNLIPTSHPLDIAISGRGMLPVIKSASLSSGQTTSRELIMTTTGSFRVDDQGYLRTNSGLVLMGWPANNDGTIPSQPRDSAAGLQPILINSTQTAADPTTRINLRMNLPANDAVGGATGDARELEVEYFGNLGNAEKMAITFTPDVTGAAGARSNSWTMEIRDSAIIDDPDTPGDESLIGTYTLEFNDSTIGGGTLANVATVTGGAYDPTTGLLTVPGANGPMTVNLGRYGDSQGITQLSASFSPANVTKNGSPVGNLTALEIDENGYLNATYDTGFARTLYQVPLVDVPNPNGLMAMDNQTYKITSGSGAFYLWDAGDGPTGAVVGYAREASTTDVAAELTDLIQTQRAYTSNAKVIQTVDEMLQETANLKR
- the flgK gene encoding flagellar hook-associated protein FlgK, encoding MSISSAISNAVSGLTAASRGTEIVSSNIANALTPGYARRELDLSSRLFERGGGVTINGVSRLLTAGLVADNRLAIADLGSSRTAAAFHTVMEKAFGTGTEASSLGQILADFESALASAASRPDSEPRLSAVLDTATALAKKINEISATVQAERTKAEQAIKNDVSRLNTALHQVAKLNTQIVTTSAQGKDASSLIDARQAVIDSISDILPVKEVPRENGRVALFTPDGTILLDGIEPTNIEFSAVTSITAGMSTANGALSVLTINGKPLTGTQQAMLSGGSLGANFAIRDQIAPEYQEQIDAFALDLYDRLSDPTIDPTLSSGNPGLFTDNQGAFDPANETGFANRIAVTSLINPDAGGQLWRIRAGINAFDPGNSGESALLDRLSSAISASRSPASTNLSNAARSLQTLSAELCSVAAMNRIGSEANVLQSSFRQAGLNSALLAEGVDSDKEMENLLALERAYTANAKVFQTANDMLDAILRLT
- a CDS encoding flagellin produces the protein MTSFHSFGDLSRSFQLRLGQHGLKTKLDRLTNELMTGIKSDIPKALGGNLSGISHIESRLKLLTTYQQSASEAQNRLSGMQTALEHIQLVIDDLGPRLLIEPNILEEHGLRESAGSIMRDFRSMFNTLNTSIAGQYLFSGTKTDNASLGGFDSMLAELTTAVAGATTASDIADRIDEWFEAPLGTGGFANTIYQGDDTGSTRFSISPDRRIDINMTANSEELRDTLKGMAIVAYASQTGGAIDDTNLRDLFSEAGARLVKGTVGLTSARAYLGQQQAVATQALARNLAEATTLSIARTNMIGADPYETVTALEETEAKIQSLYALTARLSRLNLTDYLS
- a CDS encoding paraquat-inducible protein A is translated as MQIEGEYDLSTGAGLIACPRCDALHIERELEPGETARCVRCNTVLASPRAGAFTRIIALSFASLVLMVGAVFFPFLQISRMGFGNETSLFGVALAFSHGALMPLTVAVLGMIVGLPVLRALLLVYTLLPLSRNRRPFAYAVQAFRLSEALRPWSMAEIFVIGTAIALVKVAGLANISLGPAFWAFCGLIVVNAASNAFTSAATIWDAIEDAGMATDGREIVPETRA
- a CDS encoding flagellar basal body P-ring protein FlgI, encoding MRFLCLLLILFGLASPGLAAPVRIKDLANIDGVRGNDLVGYGLVVGLNGSGDSLRNSPFTEEIMAGLLERLGVNVTDEAFRPKNVAAVIVTATLPPFARAGSQIGVNVAAIGDAKSLLGGTLVMTPLNAADGEIYAVAQGSVLAGGAEASGAAASIVQGVPTTGTIPSGARVEREVAFDFSQMTNLRLALRTPDFTTAARVEAAINQKLGRGLAELVDSGTIVIDSTVLGQVNPARLMGQIENITIEPETTARVVIDHKSGTIVMGEDVRISRVAVSQGNLILRVRETPVVSQPNPFSPGDTVIVPRTQAEITQEPGIGFAEVSGESSLSDVVAGLNALGIRPRDMIDILKAVHAAGALHAEFIVN
- a CDS encoding flagellar motor protein MotB, translated to MAGKGGGASIIIKRVQEGNETPHHGGAWKVAYADFVTAMMAFFLLMWLVNATTEKQRQGLAEYFNPTLIHSNRGGSDGPFGGNVQNAETNSGKGAGASRDTRAPQAREGQKSGFEDMARHIQDQLTGSGAESMQKVNVFRHVVTRMTDEGLVIELTDLMEEPLFVGDSAQPTPAMKELAGILSGVLGRTRNEVALTGHVRAYPEMLIHSPVWALSNARAHAVRNLMEGSGFDTARIQRVTAFADRRNRSANPMDPNNNRIEVILLR